The Bos indicus isolate NIAB-ARS_2022 breed Sahiwal x Tharparkar chromosome X, NIAB-ARS_B.indTharparkar_mat_pri_1.0, whole genome shotgun sequence genome has a window encoding:
- the LOC109555509 gene encoding dynein light chain 1, cytoplasmic-like has product MCDRKAVIKNADMTEEMQQDSVECATQALEKYNIEKDIVAHIKKEFDKKYNPTWHCIVGRNFGSYVTHETKHFIYFYLGQVAILLFKSG; this is encoded by the coding sequence ATGTGTGACCGAAAGGCCGTAATCAAGAATGCCGATATGACGGAGGAGATGCAACAGGACTCAGTGGAGTGTGCTACTCAGGCATTGGAAAAGTATAATATAGAGAAGGACATTGTGGCCCATATTAAGAAGGAGTTTGACAAGAAGTACAACCCCACCTGGCACTGCATCGTGGGGAGGAACTTCGGTAGTTATGTGACACATGAAACCAAACACTTCATCTACTTCTACCTGGGCCAAGTGGCCATTCTCCTGTTCAAATCTGGTTAA